In Rutidosis leptorrhynchoides isolate AG116_Rl617_1_P2 chromosome 2, CSIRO_AGI_Rlap_v1, whole genome shotgun sequence, one genomic interval encodes:
- the LOC139890604 gene encoding transmembrane 9 superfamily member 11-like — METFHEFKIRVLLICLISQLGHGFYLPGSYPHKYIVGDPLSVKVNSLTSIDTEIPYSYYSLPFCHPPEGVKDSAENLGELLMGDRIENSPYRFKMQENVSEIFVCQTKPLSSHEYKLLTNRIDEMYQVNLLLDNLPAMRYTKRDTYYLRWTGYPIGIKLQDAYYVFNHLKFTVLVHKYEETNVASVMGTGDASDVIPSIGEKKSDVPGYMVVGFEVTPCSIKHDPESLKNLKTYGKYPSKITCEENTVNMAIKENEPVAFSYEVVFLESNIKWHSRWDEYLKMEGSKVHWFSILNSLMVITFLAGIVLVIFLRTVRRDLTHYEELDKEAQAQMNEELSGWKLVVADVFRAPNNPSLLCVMVGDGVQILGMAVVTIMFAALGFMSPASRGTLVTGMLIFYMILGILAGYVAVRMWRTIFCGDHKGWVSVSWKVACFFPGIAFLILFTLNFLLWGSHSTGAIPFSLFVILILLWFCISVPLTFVGGYFGAKAPHIEYPVRTNQIPREIPAQKYPSWLLVLGAGTLPFGTLFIELFFIMSSIWMGRVYYVFGFLFVVMILLTVVCAEVSLVLTYMHLCVEDWKWWWKSFFASGSVALYIFLYSINYLIFDLKSLSGPVSATLYLGYSLLMVLAVMLATGTVGFLSSFWFVHYLFSSVKLD, encoded by the coding sequence ATGGAAACTTTTCATGAATTCAAGATCCGGGTATTGTTGATCTGCTTGATATCTCAACTGGGTCATGGGTTTTACCTTCCGGGTAGTTACCCACACAAATATATAGTAGGTGATCCGTTATCGGTAAAAGTCAACTCTCTGACTTCAATAGATACAGAAATCCCATATAGTTACTATAGTTTACCCTTCTGTCATCCCCCAGAAGGTGTAAAAGACAGTGCAGAGAATCTTGGTGAGCTTTTGATGGGTGATCGGATCGAAAACTCCCCTTATAGGTTTAAAATGCAGGAGAATGTTAGCGAGATCTTTGTTTGTCAAACGAAACCGTTATCGAGTCATGAGTATAAGCTGTTAACCAATAGAATTGATGAGATGTATCAGGTTAATTTGCTCCTTGATAACTTGCCGGCCATGCGGTATACTAAGAGGGATACTTATTACTTGAGGTGGACTGGCTATCCGATAGGGATTAAACTTCAAGATGCGTATTACGTGTTTAATCACTTGAAGTTTACTGTTTTGGTTCATAAGTATGAAGAGACCAATGTGGCAAGTGTAATGGGAACAGGAGATGCATCTGACGTTATCCCGTCTATCGGTGAAAAGAAATCTGATGTTCCTGGATATATGGTTGTAGGATTTGAGGTGACTCCTTGCAGCATTAAACATGATCCCGAGTCACTAAAGAATTTGAAGACTTACGGTAAGTACCCATCTAAAATCACGTGTGAAGAGAATACTGTTAACATGGCTATAAAGGAAAACGAGCCTGTAGCTTTCTCTTATGAAGTTGTATTCTTGGAGAGTAATATTAAGTGGCATTCAAGATGGGATGAATATTTGAAAATGGAGGGATCTAAAGTACATTGGTTCTCGATCCTGAACTCACTTATGGTAATCACTTTCTTAGCCGGGATCGTTTTGGTGATCTTTTTAAGAACGGTTAGGCGGGATTTGACTCATTACGAGGAGTTAGATAAGGAGGCTCAAGCCCAAATGAACGAAGAATTATCGGGTTGGAAACTTGTTGTGGCTGATGTATTTCGTGCTCCTAATAACCCTTCACTTTTATGTGTAATGGTTGGAGACGGTGTTCAAATACTTGGAATGGCGGTTGTGACAATTATGTTTGCTGCTCTCGGGTTTATGTCACCGGCTTCACGTGGGACCCTCGTGACTGGAATGCTAATCTTCTACATGATTCTTGGAATTTTAGCTGGTTATGTTGCTGTACGCATGTGGCGAACAATTTTCTGTGGGGACCACAAGGGATGGGTCTCGGTTTCTTGGAAAGTCGCGTGCTTTTTCCCTGGTATCGCGTTCTTGATCCTTTTCACTCTGAATTTCCTCTTATGGGGCTCACATAGCACCGGAGCTATCCCGTTTTCATTATTCGTCATCCTCATTTTACTATGGTTTTGCATTTCCGTTCCTTTAACGTTTGTCGGTGGTTACTTTGGTGCAAAGGCCCCTCATATCGAATATCCAGTTAGAACTAATCAAATACCCCGTGAAATCCCCGCCCAAAAGTACCCATCTTGGCTTTTAGTTTTAGGTGCGGGTACTCTCCCATTTGGTACCCTTTTCATCGAGCTTTTCTTCATCATGTCTAGCATATGGATGGGTCGGGTTTACTACGTATTCGGGTTCTTGTTCGTTGTTATGATCCTTCTCACAGTCGTGTGTGCTGAGGTGTCACTAGTTTTGACCTACATGCATCTTTGTGTTGAGGACTGGAAGTGGTGGTGGAAATCTTTCTTTGCGTCGGGTTCGGTTGCATTGTACATTTTCTTGTACTCGATAAACTATCTCATATTTGACCTGAAGAGCCTTAGTGGGCCAGTTTCGGCTACACTCTACTTGGGTTACTCGCTGTTGATGGTCTTAGCCGTTATGTTAGCCACAGGAACCGTTGGGTTCCTTTCTTCTTTCTGGTTCGTGCATTACTTGTTCTCTTCCGTGAAGCTTGATTGA
- the LOC139890606 gene encoding sugar carrier protein A-like isoform X1 gives MAGVATERAKQYQGNVTSYVIVACIVAAVGGSIFGYDIGISGGVTSMDSFLQEFFPSVYEKKIRSQENNYCKFNDQGLAAFTSSLYLSGLKATLFASPVTSKYGRRISIIIGGISFLMGAALEASAISYPVLLLGRIMLGVGIGFGNQAIPLYLSEMAPTHLRGGLNMMFQLATTLGIFSANMINYRTTKIEQWNWRISLGLAAVPALLMTVGGILLPETPNSLIEQGSKEKGRKVLERIRGTQNVDAEFEDMIDASELANSVKHPYMNIIKTTSRPQLVMAIFMPMFQILTGINSILFYAPVLFESMGFKGNASLYSSALTGAVLVVSTLVSIATVDKLGRRVLLIGGGIQMIICHVIVGIVLGLKFGDDQELPEDYSLVVVVVICLFVAAYGWSWGPLGWTVPSEIFPLETRSAGQSITVAVNLFFTFIIAQSFLSLLCGLKFGLFLFFAGWVTVMTVFVYVFLPETKGVPIEEMMLIWQRHWFWKRFVLENSKEEGS, from the exons ATGGCAGGAGTGGCAACAGAAAGAGCAAAACAATATCAAGGAAATGTTACATCTTATGTCATTGTTGCTTGCATTGTTGCTGCTGTTGGAGGCTCTATTTTCGGCTATGATATTGGAATTTCAG GAGGGGTAACATCCATGGATTCATTCCTACAAGAATTCTTCCCTTCAGTTTACGAAAAGAAAATACGTTCACAAGAAAACAACTATTGCAAGTTCAATGACCAAGGGCTAGCAGCATTTACCTCATCCCTATACCTGTCTGGCTTGAAGGCAACACTTTTTGCATCTCCCGTCACAAGTAAATATGGACGTCGAATCAGTATAATAATTGGCGGAATCAGTTTTCTTATGGGTGCAGCACTCGAAGCTTCAGCAATCAGTTATCCAGTGCTCTTGCTCGGGCGGATCATGCTTGGTGTTGGCATTGGTTTCGGTAATCAG GCAATACCACTATATTTATCCGAAATGGCACCCACGCATCTTAGAGGAGGGCTAAACATGATGTTCCAATTAGCAACGACGCTCGGAATATTCTCAGCGAACATGATCAACTACAGAACAACTAAAATCGAACAATGGAATTGGCGGATTTCATTAGGTCTAGCTGCTGTACCAGCGTTATTAATGACTGTGGGTGGGATACTTCTTCCAGAAACACCAAATAGCTTAATCGAACAAGGATCCAAGGAAAAAGGGAGGAAAGTTCTTGAAAGAATTCGTGGTACACAAAATGTTGATGCCGAGTTTGAAGATATGATAGATGCTAGTGAATTGGCAAACTCGGTGAAACATCCTTACATGAATATTATAAAGACGACGAGTAGACCGCAGTTAGTGATGGCCATTTTTATGCCCATGTTTCAGATTCTTACAGGAATTAATTCTATTTTATTCTATGCTCCGGTGTTATTTGAAAGTATGGGTTTTAAGGGGAATGCGTCTCTTTACTCGTCTGCTTTGACTGGAGCAGTTCTTGTTGTTTCTACTCTGGTATCTATAGCGACAGTTGACAAATTGGGTCGGAGAGTTTTGCTCATTGGTGGAGGCATTCAAATGATCATTTGTCAT GTCATTGTGGGCATAGTATTGGGGCTAAAGTTTGGCGATGATCAAGAACTACCGGAGGATTATTCACTTGTGGTGGTAGTCGTCATTTGTCTCTTTGTGGCAGCATATGGATGGTCCTGGGGCCCACTTGGTTGGACAGTTCCAAGTGAGATATTTCCATTAGAAACACGGTCAGCAGGTCAAAGCATTACCGTTGCAGTCAACCTTTTCTTCACGTTCATCATAGCACAATCTTTCTTGTCTCTCCTTTGTGGTTTGAAATTCGGGCTGTTCTTGTTCTTTGCCGGATGGGTTACTGTAATGACAGTTTTTGTCTATGTTTTTCTACCTGAAACAAAAGGAGTTCCTATTGAAGAAATGATGCTGATATGGCAAAGGCATTGGTTTTGGAAAAGGTTTGTATTAGAAAATTCTAAGGAAGAAGGGAGTTAA
- the LOC139890605 gene encoding sugar transport protein 7-like: MAGGSIGPAGVAKERAEQYQGKVTAYVIIACIVAAVGGSIFGYDIGISGGVTSMDAFLKKFFPHVYEKKIHSHESNYCKFNDQGLAAFTSSLYLAGLVATLFASPVTRNYGRRISIICGGISFLIGAALNAAAVNFPMLLAGRIMLGVGIGFGNQAIPLYLSEMAPTHLRGGLNMMFQLATTLGIFSANMINYGTSKLDHWGWRLSLGLAAAPALLMTIGGLLLPETPNSLIEQGSKEKGRKVLERIRGTQNVDAEFEDMIDASELANSIKHPFRNILKSGNRPQLVMAIFMPMFQILTGINSILFYAPVLFQSMGFKGNASLYSSALTGAVLALSTLVSIATVDKLGRRVLLIGGGIQMIICQVIVGIILGLKFGNEQELSKVYSVVVVVVICLFVAAFGWSWGPLGWTVPSEIFPLETRSAGQSITVAVNLFFTFVIAQSFLSLLCGLKYGLFLFFAAWITIMTIFVYVFLPETKGVPIEEMMLMWQRHWFWKKIVSENPAEDESYERQRNSLVLPQQA, from the exons ATGGCAGGAGGGTCTATTGGGCCAGCAGGAGTTGCAAAGGAAAGAGCAGAACAATATCAAGGCAAAGTTACAGCTTATGTCATCATTGCTTGCATTGTTGCTGCTGTTGGTGGCTCTATTTTTGGCTATGATATTGGAATTTCAG GAGGGGTGACATCAATGGATGCATTCCTTAAAAAATTCTTCCCCCATGTGTATGAAAAGAAGATACATTCACATGAAAGCAACTACTGCAAATTCAATGATCAAGGTCTAGCAGCGTTTACATCGTCTCTATACTTGGCTGGCTTGGTTGCAACACTGTTTGCATCTCCCGTAACACGTAATTACGGGCGTAGAATCAGCATAATTTGTGGTGGAATCAGTTTTCTTATAGGTGCAGCACTCAATGCTGCAGCTGTCAATTTTCCAATGCTTCTTGCTGGTCGAATTATGCTCGGTGTTGGCATCGGTTTTGGTAATCAG GCAATTCCACTATACTTATCCGAAATGGCGCCAACTCATCTCAGAGGAGGATTAAACATGATGTTTCAATTAGCAACAACACTCGGGATCTTCTCTGCAAATATGATCAACTATGGAACTAGTAAGCTCGACCATTGGGGATGGCGGCTTTCGCTAGGGCTAGCCGCTGCACCAGCTCTTCTAATGACCATTGGTGGTTTACTTCTTCCAGAAACACCAAACAGTTTAATCGAACAAGGATCGAAAGAAAAAGGGAGGAAAGTTTTAGAGAGAATTCGTGGGACCCAAAATGTAGATGCTGAGTTTGAAGACATGATTGATGCAAGTgagttagctaactcaatcaagcaTCCTTTCAGGAATATTTTAAAAAGTGGAAATAGACCACAGTTAGTGATGGCGATTTTTATGCCCATGTTTCAGATTCTTACAGGAATTAATTCTATCTTATTTTATGCTCCGGTTTTATTTCAAAGTATGGGTTTTAAGGGGAACGCGTCTCTTTACTCTTCTGCTTTGACTGGAGCTGTTCTTGCTCTTTCTACTCTCGTATCCATAGCAACCGTTGACAAATTGGGTCGAAGAGTTTTGCTTATTGGTGGAGGCATTCAAATGATCATTTGTCAG GTCATTGTGGGCATAATATTGGGGCTTAAGTTTGGCAATGAACAAGAACTATCAAAGGTTTAttcagtggtggtggtggttgttattTGTCTCTTCGTGGCGGCATTCGGGTGGTCATGGGGCCCACTTGGTTGGACAGTACCAAGCGAGATATTCCCATTAGAAACACGGTCAGCAGGTCAAAGCATTACAGTTGCAGTCAACCTCTTCTTTACTTTCGTTATTGCACAGTCGTTCCTCTCACTCCTTTGTGGTTTGAAATACGGGCTGTTCTTGTTCTTTGCTGCGTGGATTACTATAATGACTATCTTTGTGTACGTTTTCCTACCGGAAACAAAAGGAGTTCCTATCGAAGAGATGATGCTGATGTGGCAACGACACTGGTTTTGGAAGAAGATTGTATCAGAAAACCCAGCGGAAGATGAAAGTTATGAAAGGCAAAGAAATTCATTAGTATTGCCACAACAAGCTTAA
- the LOC139890606 gene encoding sugar carrier protein A-like isoform X2, producing MAGVATERAKQYQGNVTSYVIVACIVAAVGGSIFGYDIGISGVTSMDSFLQEFFPSVYEKKIRSQENNYCKFNDQGLAAFTSSLYLSGLKATLFASPVTSKYGRRISIIIGGISFLMGAALEASAISYPVLLLGRIMLGVGIGFGNQAIPLYLSEMAPTHLRGGLNMMFQLATTLGIFSANMINYRTTKIEQWNWRISLGLAAVPALLMTVGGILLPETPNSLIEQGSKEKGRKVLERIRGTQNVDAEFEDMIDASELANSVKHPYMNIIKTTSRPQLVMAIFMPMFQILTGINSILFYAPVLFESMGFKGNASLYSSALTGAVLVVSTLVSIATVDKLGRRVLLIGGGIQMIICHVIVGIVLGLKFGDDQELPEDYSLVVVVVICLFVAAYGWSWGPLGWTVPSEIFPLETRSAGQSITVAVNLFFTFIIAQSFLSLLCGLKFGLFLFFAGWVTVMTVFVYVFLPETKGVPIEEMMLIWQRHWFWKRFVLENSKEEGS from the exons ATGGCAGGAGTGGCAACAGAAAGAGCAAAACAATATCAAGGAAATGTTACATCTTATGTCATTGTTGCTTGCATTGTTGCTGCTGTTGGAGGCTCTATTTTCGGCTATGATATTGGAATTTCAG GGGTAACATCCATGGATTCATTCCTACAAGAATTCTTCCCTTCAGTTTACGAAAAGAAAATACGTTCACAAGAAAACAACTATTGCAAGTTCAATGACCAAGGGCTAGCAGCATTTACCTCATCCCTATACCTGTCTGGCTTGAAGGCAACACTTTTTGCATCTCCCGTCACAAGTAAATATGGACGTCGAATCAGTATAATAATTGGCGGAATCAGTTTTCTTATGGGTGCAGCACTCGAAGCTTCAGCAATCAGTTATCCAGTGCTCTTGCTCGGGCGGATCATGCTTGGTGTTGGCATTGGTTTCGGTAATCAG GCAATACCACTATATTTATCCGAAATGGCACCCACGCATCTTAGAGGAGGGCTAAACATGATGTTCCAATTAGCAACGACGCTCGGAATATTCTCAGCGAACATGATCAACTACAGAACAACTAAAATCGAACAATGGAATTGGCGGATTTCATTAGGTCTAGCTGCTGTACCAGCGTTATTAATGACTGTGGGTGGGATACTTCTTCCAGAAACACCAAATAGCTTAATCGAACAAGGATCCAAGGAAAAAGGGAGGAAAGTTCTTGAAAGAATTCGTGGTACACAAAATGTTGATGCCGAGTTTGAAGATATGATAGATGCTAGTGAATTGGCAAACTCGGTGAAACATCCTTACATGAATATTATAAAGACGACGAGTAGACCGCAGTTAGTGATGGCCATTTTTATGCCCATGTTTCAGATTCTTACAGGAATTAATTCTATTTTATTCTATGCTCCGGTGTTATTTGAAAGTATGGGTTTTAAGGGGAATGCGTCTCTTTACTCGTCTGCTTTGACTGGAGCAGTTCTTGTTGTTTCTACTCTGGTATCTATAGCGACAGTTGACAAATTGGGTCGGAGAGTTTTGCTCATTGGTGGAGGCATTCAAATGATCATTTGTCAT GTCATTGTGGGCATAGTATTGGGGCTAAAGTTTGGCGATGATCAAGAACTACCGGAGGATTATTCACTTGTGGTGGTAGTCGTCATTTGTCTCTTTGTGGCAGCATATGGATGGTCCTGGGGCCCACTTGGTTGGACAGTTCCAAGTGAGATATTTCCATTAGAAACACGGTCAGCAGGTCAAAGCATTACCGTTGCAGTCAACCTTTTCTTCACGTTCATCATAGCACAATCTTTCTTGTCTCTCCTTTGTGGTTTGAAATTCGGGCTGTTCTTGTTCTTTGCCGGATGGGTTACTGTAATGACAGTTTTTGTCTATGTTTTTCTACCTGAAACAAAAGGAGTTCCTATTGAAGAAATGATGCTGATATGGCAAAGGCATTGGTTTTGGAAAAGGTTTGTATTAGAAAATTCTAAGGAAGAAGGGAGTTAA